The following proteins are encoded in a genomic region of Nocardioides conyzicola:
- a CDS encoding SRPBCC family protein — MTTDTSISVQRTIDASSQDLFNVLSNPERHAELDGSGFVLSDEKSDRITATGQVFRMNMSGPHMGGDYQTDNTVTGYDKNHLLAWQTAPAGTEPPGWEWVWELKAEGSDATAVTLTYDWGKVTDQALLAKIGFPLVPQSALEDSLGNLASAVSS; from the coding sequence ATGACCACCGATACGAGCATCTCCGTCCAGCGCACCATCGACGCCTCGTCGCAGGACCTCTTCAACGTGCTGTCCAACCCGGAGCGCCACGCCGAGCTCGACGGGTCCGGCTTCGTCCTGAGCGACGAGAAGTCCGACCGGATCACCGCGACCGGCCAGGTCTTCCGGATGAACATGTCCGGTCCCCACATGGGTGGCGACTACCAGACCGACAACACGGTCACCGGCTACGACAAGAACCACCTGCTCGCCTGGCAGACCGCGCCCGCCGGCACCGAGCCGCCCGGATGGGAGTGGGTCTGGGAGCTGAAGGCGGAGGGTTCCGACGCCACGGCGGTCACCCTGACCTACGACTGGGGCAAGGTCACCGACCAGGCCCTGCTGGCCAAGATCGGCTTCCCGCTGGTCCCGCAGTCGGCGCTCGAGGACTCGTTGGGCAACCTCGCTTCGGCAGTCTCCAGCTGA
- a CDS encoding DUF6801 domain-containing protein, with translation MRTRFAAVGGTAALAAAAVLVAAPAAEAKTASLKSSYSCQTDFGAQEVGVTTTMVLPAKVKKNKLVAAKPVKLLVVIPESLATLMRTVGITSLSGSASGVKASVGTTKVAVKGVKFPATNVPASGPMKIKAAGTASAFKIKKPGTYVVSIPKSFKFTAKDQNGNPLLNNAPCTVVKGAPTKLGKLKVVK, from the coding sequence ATGCGCACCCGTTTCGCCGCCGTCGGTGGGACCGCGGCACTCGCCGCGGCCGCCGTACTCGTCGCCGCACCCGCGGCCGAGGCCAAGACGGCCTCGCTCAAGAGCAGCTACAGCTGCCAGACGGACTTCGGCGCCCAGGAGGTCGGGGTGACCACGACGATGGTCCTGCCGGCCAAGGTCAAGAAGAACAAGTTGGTGGCGGCCAAGCCGGTCAAGCTGCTGGTGGTCATCCCGGAGAGCCTGGCCACGTTGATGCGCACCGTCGGCATCACCAGCCTGTCGGGCTCCGCGAGCGGCGTGAAGGCGTCGGTGGGCACCACCAAGGTCGCGGTCAAGGGCGTCAAGTTCCCGGCCACGAACGTGCCGGCCAGCGGCCCCATGAAGATCAAGGCTGCCGGCACCGCCAGCGCCTTCAAGATCAAGAAGCCGGGCACGTACGTCGTGTCCATCCCGAAGTCGTTCAAGTTCACGGCCAAGGACCAGAACGGCAACCCGCTGCTCAACAACGCGCCGTGCACGGTGGTCAAGGGAGCGCCGACCAAGCTCGGCAAGCTCAAGGTCGTCAAGTAA
- a CDS encoding endonuclease/exonuclease/phosphatase family protein, whose protein sequence is MRARMVAFWVVVALALLPALAITAARLTEPDLRVAVELVAFTPLALPLYAVALLLALARLAVRRRWRTAALPLALVALAGLLLHGWWYAPQVTGANPPAAAGATPIVVMTANLRLGDADGIEVVRTANDQHVDLLVLQEVTPAVLADMDRAGLRDLLPYRVGLAGSMASGTMAFAQTPLTDSERLPTALGSWSFDLGDLRVQAVHPTYPVDVDGWTKDQAAVVRSVTDGEPDLVVGDFNATVDHRSLRTLADRGYRDVGELANDGWHPTWPADGAFDVLGMPLAQIDHVLVGDRLAALGMTTVGVPGSDHRGVVATVALK, encoded by the coding sequence GTGCGTGCGCGAATGGTGGCCTTCTGGGTCGTGGTCGCGCTCGCGCTGCTGCCGGCGCTGGCGATCACCGCTGCCCGCCTGACCGAGCCCGACCTCCGCGTCGCGGTCGAGCTGGTGGCCTTCACGCCGCTGGCGCTCCCGCTGTATGCCGTGGCGCTGCTGCTCGCGCTGGCCCGGCTCGCCGTACGCCGCCGCTGGCGCACCGCCGCGCTGCCGCTCGCGCTGGTCGCGCTGGCGGGGCTGCTGCTGCACGGGTGGTGGTACGCCCCGCAGGTGACCGGTGCCAACCCTCCGGCCGCGGCCGGCGCGACCCCGATCGTCGTGATGACGGCCAACCTCCGCCTCGGCGATGCCGACGGCATCGAGGTGGTGCGCACCGCGAACGACCAGCACGTCGACCTGCTGGTGCTCCAGGAGGTCACGCCGGCCGTGCTGGCCGACATGGACCGCGCCGGTCTGCGCGACCTGCTGCCCTACCGGGTGGGACTGGCCGGCAGCATGGCGAGCGGGACGATGGCGTTCGCGCAGACCCCGCTGACCGACTCGGAGCGCCTGCCCACCGCCCTGGGCAGCTGGAGCTTCGACCTGGGTGACCTCCGCGTTCAGGCCGTGCACCCGACGTACCCCGTCGACGTCGACGGCTGGACGAAGGACCAGGCCGCCGTCGTCCGGTCCGTGACGGACGGCGAGCCCGACCTCGTCGTCGGTGACTTCAACGCGACCGTCGACCACCGGTCGCTGCGCACCCTGGCCGACCGCGGCTACCGCGACGTGGGGGAGCTGGCCAACGACGGGTGGCACCCGACCTGGCCCGCCGACGGCGCGTTCGACGTCCTGGGGATGCCGCTGGCGCAGATCGACCACGTCCTGGTCGGCGACCGCCTGGCCGCGCTGGGCATGACGACGGTCGGTGTCCCCGGCAGTGACCACCGGGGCGTGGTGGCGACCGTCGCCCTCAAGTGA
- the proB gene encoding glutamate 5-kinase, with the protein MTSRPQVTEAKRIVVKVGSSSLTTAAGGIDPGRVRALVDVLAKLRVDGAEVVLVSSGAIAAGLSPLGLKKRPKALPAQQAAASVGQGLLVHRYTEELARHGVIAGQILLTVDDVTRRSHYRNAYQTFAKLLEYGVLPIVNENDTVATSEIRFGDNDRLAALVAHLVHADLLVLLSDVDGLYDADPASPGSTLISEVTSVDALGDVRIGRTGAAGLGTGGMQTKVDAARIATGAGIPVVLTSADNASAALSGEPVGTLFHTTGRRRPTRLLWLAHATEPKGTLVLDAGAVRAVVERRASLLAAGITAVEGTFHAGEPVDIAAPDGTPIARGLVNFDAEELPQLLGRTSSDLKRELGAGYEREVVHRDDLVLL; encoded by the coding sequence ATGACCTCCCGCCCCCAGGTGACCGAGGCGAAGCGGATCGTCGTCAAGGTCGGGTCCTCCTCCCTGACGACCGCGGCCGGCGGCATCGACCCCGGCCGGGTCCGTGCGCTCGTCGACGTGCTGGCCAAGCTGCGGGTCGACGGGGCCGAGGTCGTGCTGGTCTCCTCGGGTGCGATCGCGGCGGGGCTCTCCCCGCTCGGGCTGAAGAAGCGGCCCAAGGCGCTGCCCGCGCAGCAGGCGGCCGCGTCCGTGGGCCAGGGGTTGCTGGTCCACCGCTACACCGAGGAGCTCGCCCGGCACGGCGTGATCGCCGGGCAGATCCTGCTGACCGTCGACGACGTGACCCGGCGCTCGCACTACCGCAACGCCTACCAGACCTTCGCCAAGCTCCTCGAGTACGGCGTCCTGCCGATCGTCAACGAGAACGACACGGTCGCGACCAGCGAGATCCGGTTCGGCGACAACGACCGGCTGGCGGCGCTGGTCGCCCACCTCGTGCACGCGGACCTGCTGGTCCTGCTCAGCGACGTCGACGGCCTGTACGACGCCGACCCGGCGTCCCCTGGCAGCACCCTGATCTCCGAGGTGACCTCGGTCGACGCGCTCGGCGACGTCCGCATCGGGAGGACCGGCGCGGCCGGTCTCGGGACGGGCGGCATGCAGACCAAGGTCGACGCCGCCCGGATCGCCACCGGGGCGGGCATCCCCGTGGTGCTCACCTCGGCCGACAACGCGAGCGCCGCGCTGTCCGGTGAGCCGGTCGGCACCCTCTTCCACACCACGGGGCGCCGTCGCCCGACCCGCCTGCTCTGGCTGGCCCACGCCACCGAGCCCAAGGGCACGCTCGTGCTCGACGCCGGCGCGGTGCGCGCCGTGGTCGAGCGGCGGGCCTCGCTCCTCGCCGCGGGCATCACCGCCGTCGAGGGCACCTTCCACGCCGGCGAGCCCGTGGACATCGCGGCGCCCGACGGCACCCCGATCGCCCGCGGCCTGGTGAACTTCGACGCCGAGGAGCTCCCGCAGCTGCTCGGCCGGACCTCCAGCGACCTCAAGCGCGAGCTGGGCGCGGGCTACGAGCGCGAGGTCGTGCACCGCGACGACCTCGTGCTGCTCTGA
- the obgE gene encoding GTPase ObgE → MAVPTFVDRVSLHISAGRGGHGVASVHREKFKPLGGPDGGNGGPGGSVILRVDPDVTTLIDYHHSPKRSAESGGHGAGDHKNGGHGSDLVLPVPDGTLVTDPQGNVLADLVGPGTELVVAQGGRGGLGNAALASSKRKAPGFALLGEPGDELEIVLELKVVADIGLVGFPSAGKSSLIAAISRARPKIADYPFTTLVPNLGVVTAGDTTFTVADVPGLIEGASDGRGLGHDFLRHIERCAAIVHVVDTASIEPHRNPVDDLDIIELELSRYGGLEDRPRLVALNKVDVPDGRDIAGFVVQELRERGLDVFEISAASGEGTRELTFAMAAIVEAKRAETPAVEATRIVLRPPSADGKEEFTITKTQDGWRVRGEKPERWIRQTDFSNDEAVGFLADRLNRLGVETRLLKLGAEEGDAVLIGDPDNAVVFDFKPGIDAGVEILSRRGEDQRFADDRPAAHRRRAIQEGLPERAEGETRADVARRLDKPETYGPKSYVVGSADDPDWAENDPGKE, encoded by the coding sequence ATGGCAGTACCCACCTTCGTCGATCGGGTGTCGCTGCACATCAGCGCCGGCCGTGGCGGGCACGGTGTGGCCTCGGTCCACCGCGAGAAGTTCAAGCCGCTCGGCGGTCCCGACGGCGGCAACGGCGGCCCCGGCGGCTCGGTGATCCTGCGGGTCGACCCCGACGTCACGACCCTGATCGACTACCACCACAGCCCGAAGCGCAGCGCCGAGTCCGGCGGCCACGGCGCCGGTGACCACAAGAACGGCGGCCACGGCTCCGACCTGGTGCTGCCGGTCCCCGACGGCACCCTGGTGACCGACCCGCAGGGCAACGTGCTCGCCGACCTCGTCGGCCCCGGCACCGAGCTCGTGGTCGCGCAGGGCGGCCGCGGCGGCCTCGGCAACGCGGCGCTCGCCTCCTCCAAGCGCAAGGCGCCCGGCTTCGCGCTGCTCGGCGAGCCTGGCGACGAGCTCGAGATCGTCCTCGAGCTCAAGGTCGTGGCCGACATCGGCCTGGTCGGCTTCCCGAGCGCCGGCAAGTCCAGCCTGATCGCCGCAATCTCCCGGGCTCGGCCCAAGATCGCCGACTACCCGTTCACGACCCTGGTGCCCAACCTCGGCGTGGTCACCGCGGGTGACACCACGTTCACCGTCGCCGACGTACCCGGCCTGATCGAGGGCGCGAGCGACGGTCGTGGCCTCGGCCACGACTTCCTGCGCCACATCGAGCGCTGCGCCGCCATCGTGCACGTCGTCGACACCGCCAGCATCGAGCCCCACCGCAACCCGGTCGACGACCTGGACATCATCGAGCTCGAGCTGAGCCGGTACGGCGGGCTCGAGGACCGGCCGCGCCTGGTCGCCCTCAACAAGGTCGACGTGCCCGACGGCCGCGACATCGCCGGCTTCGTGGTCCAGGAGCTGCGCGAGCGCGGTCTCGACGTCTTCGAGATCTCGGCCGCCTCCGGCGAAGGGACGCGCGAGCTGACCTTCGCGATGGCCGCGATCGTCGAGGCGAAGCGCGCCGAGACGCCCGCCGTCGAGGCCACCCGGATCGTGCTGCGTCCGCCGTCGGCGGACGGCAAGGAAGAGTTCACGATCACCAAGACCCAGGACGGCTGGCGGGTGCGTGGCGAGAAGCCCGAGCGCTGGATCCGGCAGACCGACTTCAGCAACGACGAGGCCGTCGGCTTCCTGGCCGACCGGCTCAACCGTCTCGGTGTCGAGACCCGGCTGCTCAAGCTGGGCGCGGAGGAGGGCGACGCCGTCCTCATCGGCGACCCCGACAACGCCGTGGTCTTCGACTTCAAGCCCGGCATCGACGCCGGCGTCGAGATCCTCAGCCGCCGCGGCGAGGACCAGCGCTTCGCCGACGACCGGCCCGCGGCCCACCGCCGCCGGGCGATCCAGGAGGGCCTGCCCGAGCGGGCCGAGGGCGAGACGCGAGCCGACGTCGCCCGTCGCCTGGACAAGCCCGAGACCTACGGGCCCAAGTCCTACGTGGTCGGCAGCGCCGACGACCCCGACTGGGCCGAGAACGACCCCGGCAAGGAATGA
- the rpmA gene encoding 50S ribosomal protein L27, whose product MAHKKGAASTKNGRDSNSQRLGVKRYGGQVVNAGEIIVRQRGTHFHPGAGVGRGGDDTLFALVAGAVEFGTRRGRRVVNVVPGE is encoded by the coding sequence ATGGCTCACAAGAAGGGCGCCGCGTCCACCAAGAACGGCCGCGACTCCAACTCCCAGCGCCTCGGCGTCAAGCGGTACGGCGGCCAGGTCGTCAACGCGGGCGAGATCATCGTGCGCCAGCGTGGCACCCACTTCCACCCGGGCGCCGGCGTCGGCCGGGGCGGCGACGACACCCTGTTCGCGCTCGTCGCGGGTGCCGTCGAGTTCGGCACGCGTCGCGGTCGCCGCGTCGTGAACGTCGTCCCGGGCGAGTGA
- the rplU gene encoding 50S ribosomal protein L21 — translation MYAIVRAGAKQQKVVVGDVIEIDKITTAAGDSVKLPVVLVVDGETVTSDAKALDKASVTVEVVGLTKGPKIIIQKYKNKTGYKKRQGHRQKYTQVKVTDISL, via the coding sequence GTGTACGCGATCGTGCGCGCAGGCGCCAAGCAGCAGAAGGTTGTCGTCGGTGACGTCATCGAGATCGACAAGATCACCACGGCGGCCGGCGACTCGGTCAAGCTTCCCGTGGTCCTCGTCGTCGACGGCGAGACCGTCACGTCCGACGCGAAGGCGCTGGACAAGGCGTCGGTGACCGTCGAGGTCGTCGGTCTGACCAAGGGCCCGAAGATCATCATCCAGAAGTACAAGAACAAGACCGGCTACAAGAAGCGCCAGGGTCACCGCCAGAAGTACACCCAGGTCAAGGTCACCGACATCTCCCTCTGA
- a CDS encoding TIGR03936 family radical SAM-associated protein: protein MREQPEQQAPPVQRLRIRYAKRGRLRFTSHRDFSRAFERAIFRARLPMAYSSGFNPHPRISYAGASPTGAASEAEYVEIGLAQVVDPAAIHALLVEALPVGLDVLEVVESAGGSLADLLTGSHWLVDLAADPDVCAAAVATFLAAESVTVERMTKKGLREFDCRSAVIALSAAAHGDGTRLDLVLRHAVPAVRPDDVLTGLGALTDLVITGSPLLTRLAQGPLDAATGEIGDPLKD, encoded by the coding sequence GTGCGTGAGCAGCCCGAACAACAAGCCCCGCCGGTCCAGCGGCTCCGGATCCGCTACGCCAAGCGCGGCCGGCTCCGGTTCACCAGCCACCGTGACTTCAGCCGGGCCTTCGAGCGGGCGATCTTCCGGGCCCGGCTCCCCATGGCGTACTCGTCGGGCTTCAACCCGCACCCGCGCATCTCGTACGCCGGCGCCTCGCCGACCGGTGCCGCCAGCGAGGCGGAGTACGTCGAGATCGGCCTCGCCCAGGTCGTCGACCCCGCGGCCATCCACGCCCTGCTGGTGGAGGCGCTGCCCGTCGGGCTCGACGTGCTCGAGGTCGTGGAGTCGGCCGGCGGCTCGCTCGCCGACCTGCTGACGGGCAGTCACTGGCTGGTCGACCTGGCCGCCGACCCCGACGTGTGCGCCGCCGCGGTCGCGACGTTCCTGGCGGCCGAGTCGGTGACGGTCGAGCGGATGACCAAGAAGGGGCTGCGGGAGTTCGACTGCCGGTCCGCGGTCATTGCGCTCTCGGCGGCCGCCCACGGTGACGGCACCCGTCTGGACCTGGTGCTGCGACACGCCGTACCGGCCGTCCGGCCCGACGACGTGCTGACCGGTCTCGGTGCCCTCACGGACCTCGTCATCACGGGCTCGCCGCTGCTCACCAGGCTCGCCCAGGGCCCCCTCGACGCGGCCACCGGCGAGATCGGCGACCCGCTCAAGGACTGA
- a CDS encoding winged helix DNA-binding domain-containing protein → MRQVSDSERRHRLARRHALAPGHRAADPESATRAMTVLHATEAPSVYLSLWARVEGVTVADVDRALYDDRTLVKQLAMRRTLFVFPRDLLPAAWGSASARVATALRTRLAKEVAAAGIATDGDAWIDAAERATLARLAGGAELSAQQLRDEVPELAGRLEMSPGKSYGANVPIAPRVLTQLGVEARIVRGRNAGHWRTARPQWTAMETWLGQDGDGVPEPLKEREGYAELVRRWLATFGPGTEADLVWWFGSTKSAVRAALADVGAVEVGLDDGATGWVLPDDLDEAPVVAPWAALLPVLDPTVMGWKERDFYLGPHGPLLFDTNGNVGTTAWWDGRIVGCWVQDPDGVVVLHLLEDVGAEARAALDAEAGRLTSWLDGHRVSTVYPSIAMKTALQP, encoded by the coding sequence ATGCGGCAGGTCAGTGACAGCGAAAGACGCCATCGACTGGCGCGGCGCCACGCCCTGGCTCCCGGCCATCGCGCCGCCGACCCCGAGTCGGCGACCCGGGCCATGACCGTCCTGCACGCCACCGAGGCGCCGAGCGTCTACCTGTCGCTGTGGGCACGGGTCGAGGGCGTCACGGTCGCCGACGTCGACCGCGCGCTGTACGACGACCGCACCCTGGTCAAGCAGCTCGCGATGCGGCGCACGCTCTTCGTCTTCCCGCGCGACCTGCTGCCGGCGGCGTGGGGGAGCGCGTCGGCGCGCGTCGCCACTGCCCTGCGGACCCGGTTGGCCAAGGAGGTCGCGGCCGCCGGCATCGCCACCGACGGCGACGCCTGGATCGACGCCGCCGAGCGGGCCACCCTCGCGCGCCTCGCCGGCGGTGCCGAGCTGTCCGCCCAGCAGCTCCGGGACGAGGTCCCCGAGCTCGCCGGCCGCCTCGAGATGTCGCCCGGCAAGTCCTACGGTGCCAACGTCCCGATCGCGCCCCGGGTGCTGACCCAGCTCGGGGTCGAGGCCAGGATCGTGCGCGGCCGCAACGCCGGTCACTGGCGCACGGCCCGGCCGCAGTGGACCGCGATGGAGACCTGGCTCGGCCAGGACGGGGACGGTGTGCCCGAGCCGCTGAAGGAGCGGGAGGGGTACGCCGAGCTGGTCCGCCGCTGGCTGGCCACCTTCGGGCCCGGCACCGAGGCCGACCTCGTCTGGTGGTTCGGCTCGACCAAGTCCGCCGTCCGCGCCGCGCTGGCCGACGTCGGCGCCGTCGAGGTCGGGCTCGACGACGGCGCCACGGGGTGGGTGCTGCCCGACGACCTGGACGAGGCGCCCGTCGTCGCGCCGTGGGCCGCCCTGCTGCCCGTCCTCGACCCGACGGTGATGGGCTGGAAGGAGCGTGACTTCTACCTCGGCCCGCACGGCCCGCTGCTCTTCGACACCAACGGCAACGTCGGCACCACCGCGTGGTGGGACGGGCGGATCGTCGGGTGCTGGGTGCAGGACCCCGACGGCGTCGTCGTGCTGCACCTCCTCGAGGACGTCGGTGCCGAGGCCCGGGCCGCGCTGGATGCCGAGGCCGGGCGTCTGACGTCCTGGCTCGACGGCCACCGGGTGAGCACGGTCTACCCGTCGATTGCGATGAAGACCGCCCTCCAGCCGTAA
- a CDS encoding MFS transporter, with protein sequence MTAPRRTSILVLVGLVALSFNLRPAAVSIGPVLAEVRRSFGMSAATVGLLTSLPVIAFAVFGALAPAAARRIGIHRVTALATLAAVVGLLGRAATHSEALFLLLSLLALIGMAMANVLLPSLVKLHFPDRIGQMTAIYTTALSIGLTAALVFTVPISDALGGWRYGLGAWAGLAILAAIPWVPLARKDRHLERTVRSITFRDVARTRLGAAMALFFGLQSLQAYAVFGWIAQLWRDSGYSATVAGVLAGLLAGTAIPLSLWLPNVLARSADPRRVMFAVIACYPIGYVGLMIAPYRLAPLWAVIVGIATVTFPLILTLVGLRARTPEGTAALSAFTQSTGYLIAAAGPFTIGVLHSATGGWTVPLAVLLVLSIPLFALAAYVAQVQYVEDQLAG encoded by the coding sequence GTGACTGCACCCCGCCGTACGTCGATCCTCGTCCTGGTCGGCCTGGTCGCCCTCTCGTTCAACCTCCGCCCGGCGGCCGTCAGCATCGGGCCGGTGCTCGCGGAGGTCCGGCGCTCGTTCGGGATGTCGGCGGCCACCGTCGGCCTGCTGACATCGTTGCCGGTCATCGCGTTCGCGGTCTTCGGCGCGCTGGCGCCGGCCGCGGCCCGCCGGATCGGCATCCACCGGGTGACCGCGCTCGCGACCCTGGCGGCGGTCGTCGGGCTGCTGGGCCGCGCGGCGACGCACAGCGAGGCGCTGTTCCTGCTCCTGTCGCTGCTCGCGCTGATCGGCATGGCGATGGCCAACGTGCTGCTCCCGTCGCTGGTGAAGCTGCACTTCCCGGACCGGATCGGGCAGATGACCGCGATCTACACCACCGCGCTCTCGATCGGCCTCACCGCAGCCCTGGTCTTCACCGTCCCGATCTCGGACGCGCTCGGCGGCTGGCGCTACGGCCTCGGCGCCTGGGCCGGGCTCGCGATCCTCGCCGCGATCCCGTGGGTGCCGCTGGCCAGGAAGGACCGGCACCTCGAGCGCACGGTGCGCTCGATCACCTTCCGCGACGTCGCCCGGACCCGGCTCGGCGCCGCGATGGCGCTCTTCTTCGGGCTCCAGTCCCTCCAGGCGTACGCCGTGTTCGGGTGGATCGCCCAGCTCTGGCGCGACAGCGGCTACTCGGCGACGGTCGCGGGCGTCCTCGCCGGCCTGCTCGCCGGCACCGCGATCCCGCTGTCGTTGTGGCTGCCCAACGTGCTCGCCCGCAGCGCCGATCCGCGCCGGGTGATGTTCGCCGTGATCGCCTGCTACCCGATCGGCTACGTCGGCCTGATGATCGCGCCGTACCGCCTGGCCCCGCTGTGGGCGGTCATCGTCGGCATCGCGACCGTGACCTTCCCGCTGATCCTGACCCTGGTCGGGCTGCGTGCGCGCACGCCCGAGGGGACGGCCGCCCTCTCGGCGTTCACCCAGTCGACCGGCTACCTGATCGCCGCGGCCGGGCCGTTCACGATCGGCGTGCTGCACTCCGCGACCGGCGGCTGGACCGTGCCGCTGGCGGTGCTGCTCGTGCTGTCGATCCCGCTCTTCGCGCTCGCGGCGTACGTCGCGCAGGTGCAGTACGTCGAGGACCAGCTCGCGGGTTGA
- a CDS encoding TIGR03960 family B12-binding radical SAM protein: MSAPLSVFPRLEPRLPSVSKPIQYVGGELNSTVKDWDCAPEGDTVRWALMYPDAYEVGLPNQGVQILYEVLNERDWIVAERTYAVWPDMEQVMRTGDSQGPIPQFTVDAHRPVRAFDVFGLSFSTELGYTNMLNALDLAGIPLHSKDRTEDDPIVLAGGHAAFNPEPVAEFLDAAVLGDGEEVVLAISEVVRDWKGEGRPGGRDELLRRLAVSGNIYVPRFYDVAYAQDGTIEAVVPNRPGIPFRVRKHTLMDLDAWPYPAKPLVPLAETVHERFSVEIFRGCTRGCRFCQAGMITRPVRERSIETIGDMVENGIRKTGFDEVGLLSLSSADHTEIGEVAKGLADRYEGTSVSLSLPSTRVDAFNITLANEFSRNGRRSGLTFAPEGGSERMRKVINKMVTEEDLIRTVATAYSHGWRQVKLYFMVGLPTETDEDVLQIAELARRVIAKGREVSGRNDIRCTVSIGGFVPKPHTPFQWASQLDHETTDHRLKQLRDTVRDDKKYGRAIGFRYHDGKPGIIEGLLSRGDRRVGAIIEQVWRDGGRFDGWSEHFSYDRWAEAAATALAGTGLDLAWYTTREREYDEVLPWDHLDSGLDKDWLWADWEDALAVADGSSDVEVEDCRWTPCYDCGVCPEMNTEIQIGPTGRQLLPLAVV; the protein is encoded by the coding sequence ATGTCCGCGCCCTTGAGCGTCTTCCCACGGCTCGAGCCCCGGCTCCCGTCGGTCTCGAAGCCGATCCAGTACGTCGGCGGTGAGCTCAACTCGACCGTCAAGGACTGGGACTGTGCCCCCGAGGGCGACACGGTCCGCTGGGCGCTGATGTACCCGGACGCGTACGAGGTCGGCCTGCCCAACCAGGGCGTGCAGATCCTCTACGAGGTGCTCAACGAGCGCGACTGGATCGTCGCCGAGCGCACCTACGCGGTGTGGCCGGACATGGAGCAGGTGATGCGCACCGGCGACAGCCAGGGCCCGATCCCGCAGTTCACCGTCGACGCCCACCGCCCGGTCCGGGCGTTCGACGTCTTCGGCCTGAGCTTCTCCACCGAGCTCGGCTACACCAACATGCTCAACGCGCTCGACCTCGCCGGCATCCCGCTGCACAGCAAGGACCGCACCGAGGACGACCCGATCGTGCTCGCCGGCGGCCACGCGGCCTTCAACCCCGAGCCGGTCGCCGAGTTCCTCGACGCCGCCGTGCTCGGTGACGGCGAGGAGGTCGTGCTCGCGATCTCCGAGGTGGTCCGCGACTGGAAGGGCGAGGGTCGCCCGGGTGGCCGCGACGAGCTGCTGCGCCGGCTCGCCGTCAGCGGCAACATCTACGTGCCGCGCTTCTACGACGTCGCGTACGCCCAGGACGGCACCATCGAGGCCGTCGTGCCCAACCGCCCCGGGATTCCTTTCCGGGTCCGCAAGCACACGCTGATGGACCTCGACGCGTGGCCCTACCCGGCCAAGCCGCTGGTGCCGTTGGCCGAGACCGTGCACGAGCGCTTCTCCGTGGAGATCTTCCGCGGCTGCACGCGTGGCTGCCGCTTCTGCCAGGCCGGCATGATCACCCGCCCGGTGCGCGAGCGGTCCATCGAGACCATCGGCGACATGGTCGAGAACGGCATCCGCAAGACCGGCTTCGACGAGGTCGGCCTGCTCTCGCTCTCCAGCGCCGACCACACCGAGATCGGTGAGGTCGCCAAGGGGCTCGCCGACCGCTACGAGGGCACCAGCGTCTCGCTGTCGCTGCCGTCGACGCGCGTCGACGCCTTCAACATCACGCTGGCCAACGAGTTCTCCCGCAACGGCCGGCGCTCCGGCCTGACGTTCGCGCCCGAGGGTGGCAGCGAACGGATGCGCAAGGTGATCAACAAGATGGTCACCGAGGAGGACCTGATCCGGACCGTCGCCACGGCGTACTCCCACGGCTGGCGGCAGGTGAAGCTCTACTTCATGGTCGGCCTGCCGACCGAGACCGACGAGGACGTCCTGCAGATCGCCGAGCTCGCGCGGAGGGTGATCGCCAAGGGCCGCGAGGTCTCCGGGCGCAACGACATCCGCTGCACCGTGTCGATCGGTGGCTTCGTGCCCAAGCCGCACACGCCCTTCCAGTGGGCCTCGCAGCTCGACCACGAGACCACCGACCACCGGCTCAAGCAGCTGCGCGACACGGTCCGCGACGACAAGAAGTACGGCCGCGCGATCGGCTTCCGCTACCACGACGGCAAGCCCGGCATCATCGAGGGACTGCTGTCGCGCGGCGACCGCCGGGTCGGCGCGATCATCGAGCAGGTGTGGCGCGACGGCGGTCGGTTCGACGGCTGGAGCGAGCACTTCTCCTACGACCGCTGGGCCGAGGCTGCCGCGACCGCGCTGGCCGGCACCGGGCTCGACCTCGCCTGGTACACCACCCGCGAGCGCGAGTACGACGAGGTGCTCCCCTGGGACCACCTCGACTCCGGGCTGGACAAGGACTGGCTGTGGGCCGACTGGGAGGACGCCCTCGCGGTCGCCGACGGCAGCTCCGACGTCGAGGTCGAGGACTGCCGCTGGACGCCCTGCTACGACTGCGGCGTGTGCCCGGAGATGAACACCGAGATCCAGATCGGCCCCACCGGCCGGCAGCTGCTGCCCCTCGCAGTCGTCTGA